In Burkholderia sp. NRF60-BP8, a single window of DNA contains:
- a CDS encoding class II glutamine amidotransferase: MCRWLAYTGNPIHLETVLFRAKHSLIDQSLHSELGATTTNGDGFGIGWYGHPDELPFRYRSVHPAWNDRNLREAARAIRSRMFIAHIRAATDTPVQETNCHPFRHGRWLFAHNGLIRDFHKLRRDLTMKVDPALFPTLEGSTDSELMFRLALTYGLEQAPLPALERMVGVVEETAARHRVADPLNMTICATDGERIVAVRYSSERQSRSLFHSTSFKHLHELYPHNPRIAEAGDDAFMVVSEPLVDLRGAWEEVPEGMAIVAHGADVQQRPFGPRHK, translated from the coding sequence ATGTGCCGCTGGCTCGCCTATACGGGTAATCCGATCCATCTGGAAACCGTGCTGTTCCGCGCGAAGCATTCGCTGATCGACCAGAGCCTGCATTCGGAGCTGGGCGCGACGACCACCAACGGCGACGGCTTCGGCATCGGCTGGTACGGGCATCCCGACGAACTCCCGTTCCGCTATCGCTCCGTGCATCCCGCGTGGAACGACCGCAACCTGCGCGAAGCCGCGCGTGCGATCCGCTCGCGGATGTTCATCGCGCATATTCGCGCGGCAACCGACACGCCCGTCCAGGAAACCAACTGCCATCCGTTCCGCCACGGCCGCTGGCTGTTCGCGCACAACGGGCTGATCCGCGACTTCCACAAGCTGCGCCGCGACCTGACGATGAAGGTCGATCCCGCGCTGTTCCCGACACTCGAAGGCTCGACCGACTCCGAGCTGATGTTCCGCCTCGCGCTGACGTACGGTCTCGAGCAGGCGCCACTGCCGGCGCTCGAACGCATGGTCGGCGTGGTGGAGGAAACCGCCGCGCGGCATCGCGTCGCCGATCCGCTCAACATGACGATCTGCGCGACCGATGGCGAACGAATCGTCGCAGTGCGTTACTCGAGCGAACGGCAATCGCGGTCGCTGTTCCACAGCACGTCGTTCAAGCACCTGCACGAGTTGTATCCGCATAATCCCCGTATCGCCGAAGCCGGCGACGATGCGTTCATGGTCGTGTCGGAGCCGCTCGTCGACCTGCGCGGCGCGTGGGAGGAAGTGCCGGAGGGGATGGCAATCGTCGCGCACGGCGCCGATGT
- a CDS encoding carboxymuconolactone decarboxylase family protein, which yields MLNWNEYRKELSTRIGDIAKLSPDTLAGYKALSGAGAKTGHLDAKTRELIALAVAVTTRCDGCIAVHTAEAAKHGATKEEVAEALGVAIALNAGAALVYSARVMDALGD from the coding sequence ATGCTGAACTGGAACGAATACCGGAAGGAACTCTCGACGCGTATCGGCGACATCGCCAAGCTGTCTCCCGATACGCTGGCCGGCTACAAGGCGCTGTCCGGCGCAGGTGCCAAGACCGGCCATCTCGACGCGAAGACGCGCGAACTGATCGCACTCGCGGTGGCCGTTACCACGCGCTGCGACGGCTGTATCGCCGTGCATACGGCCGAAGCGGCCAAGCATGGCGCGACCAAGGAGGAAGTGGCGGAAGCGCTCGGCGTCGCGATTGCGTTGAATGCGGGCGCGGCGCTCGTCTATTCGGCGCGTGTGATGGACGCGCTCGGCGATTGA